A genomic stretch from Desulfotignum balticum DSM 7044 includes:
- a CDS encoding iron-sulfur cluster loop, producing the protein MNENRICDRLVKHGKILFHAPLELVRFTKDDAADYLLNDLTDHPHAFVLASIMDRQIKAERAWLIPYRFKEKLGSFSMETLVRQSESDIQRLMLEPEPLHRFVDIMSGYFFKAIRRIADQYESDASRIWQDKPSSATAVYRFLEFEGVDPKIATMDANILAREFKIEFADHYSIDISADVHVRRVFGRLGLTPMDATVDQLIFRARGLHPDFPGLMDFPAWEIGRNWCRPKKTQCSGCYMKDLCPSANDRTANE; encoded by the coding sequence ATGAATGAGAACCGCATATGTGATCGACTTGTCAAGCACGGCAAAATACTCTTCCATGCGCCGCTCGAATTGGTTCGGTTCACGAAAGACGATGCAGCCGATTATCTGCTCAATGACCTGACCGATCACCCGCACGCATTCGTCCTCGCGTCCATCATGGACCGCCAGATCAAAGCAGAGCGTGCATGGCTCATTCCCTATCGGTTCAAAGAAAAGCTTGGTAGCTTCTCCATGGAAACACTGGTTCGGCAGTCTGAATCTGACATCCAACGCCTGATGTTAGAACCAGAACCACTTCACCGATTCGTAGATATCATGTCGGGATATTTTTTCAAAGCAATCCGACGGATAGCAGATCAATACGAATCAGACGCTTCCCGCATCTGGCAGGACAAACCATCCAGCGCTACTGCTGTCTACCGTTTTCTTGAATTCGAAGGTGTTGACCCCAAGATTGCTACCATGGACGCAAACATCCTCGCACGAGAATTCAAGATTGAGTTCGCTGACCACTACTCAATCGACATCTCGGCAGACGTACACGTTCGACGTGTGTTCGGCAGGTTGGGACTTACGCCAATGGACGCGACTGTAGATCAACTCATTTTCAGAGCAAGAGGACTGCATCCAGATTTTCCCGGCCTGATGGATTTCCCCGCGTGGGAAATCGGCCGAAACTGGTGTAGACCGAAGAAAACACAATGCAGTGGATGTTACATGAAGGATCTGTGCCCGTCTGCAAATGATAGAACGGCCAACGAATAA